A region from the Rufibacter sp. DG15C genome encodes:
- the tilS gene encoding tRNA lysidine(34) synthetase TilS encodes MLPKVIQYITDHQLATEGTKILVAVSGGLDSVVLADLLHRAKYNIAILHCNFGLRGEESDADELFVRKLAKSYEAPFYSEQFQTEAFAEQEGVSIQMAARTLRYTWFEQMRQQLGYDVIATAHHQADALETVLMNLVRGTGLAGLHGILPKNGHIIRPLLGFPKDDLYDWLVAKRLAWREDSSNESLKYSRNLLRHEVIPVLKQLNPNLDETFSQTLERLQGAEKVFLASFLEMKAKTQREENGATYLRIAPLQESPAPAVLLHEFLKPFHFSYAQTQEIVGAFEAQAGKTFTSPSHTLVKDREDLVITAKNLAHYGSITIPEETTNISFGPYTAHFTRKPKPEDYRIPKGKDHTALDAALLKFPLKLRVWKQGDWFIPLGMNGKKKVSDLLIDKKVPANLKQDVWVLVSDASLTWVIGQQLDNRFKVTADTQEVLEIKITRN; translated from the coding sequence ATGCTTCCAAAAGTTATACAATACATCACAGACCACCAGCTGGCCACCGAAGGCACCAAGATTCTAGTAGCTGTGAGCGGCGGGCTGGACTCCGTGGTGCTGGCAGATTTACTGCATCGCGCCAAATACAATATTGCCATTCTGCACTGCAACTTCGGGCTGCGCGGCGAGGAGTCTGACGCCGATGAATTGTTTGTACGCAAACTGGCTAAATCCTACGAGGCGCCATTCTACAGCGAGCAGTTCCAGACCGAGGCGTTTGCCGAGCAGGAAGGCGTTTCCATCCAGATGGCGGCCCGTACCCTGCGTTACACGTGGTTTGAGCAGATGCGCCAGCAGCTGGGCTATGATGTCATTGCCACCGCCCATCACCAGGCAGACGCCCTGGAGACCGTCTTAATGAACCTAGTTCGTGGTACTGGCTTAGCCGGCTTGCACGGCATCTTGCCAAAAAACGGCCACATCATTCGTCCCCTGCTAGGCTTCCCAAAAGATGATTTATACGACTGGCTGGTGGCCAAGCGCCTAGCCTGGCGCGAAGACTCCTCCAATGAAAGCCTTAAATACTCCCGCAACCTCTTGCGCCATGAGGTAATCCCAGTACTCAAGCAACTCAATCCCAATTTAGACGAGACCTTCAGCCAAACCTTGGAACGCCTGCAAGGTGCCGAGAAAGTGTTTTTGGCCTCTTTTCTGGAAATGAAGGCAAAAACGCAACGTGAGGAGAACGGCGCCACCTACCTGCGTATTGCCCCGCTGCAGGAAAGCCCCGCCCCAGCCGTGCTCCTGCATGAATTCCTGAAGCCCTTCCACTTCTCCTATGCCCAGACGCAGGAGATTGTCGGCGCGTTTGAGGCCCAGGCCGGCAAGACCTTTACGTCACCGTCGCACACACTTGTGAAAGACCGCGAGGACCTGGTCATCACCGCCAAGAACCTGGCCCATTACGGTAGCATCACCATCCCAGAGGAGACTACCAACATCAGTTTCGGGCCGTACACCGCGCATTTCACCCGCAAGCCCAAGCCCGAGGACTACAGAATTCCCAAAGGCAAAGACCACACCGCCCTGGATGCGGCTCTCCTTAAATTCCCGCTAAAACTGCGCGTTTGGAAACAAGGCGATTGGTTTATTCCACTGGGCATGAACGGCAAGAAGAAAGTAAGCGACCTGCTCATTGATAAGAAAGTGCCTGCCAACCTTAAGCAGGATGTATGGGTATTGGTGTCAGACGCCTCGCTTACTTGGGTCATTGGCCAACAGCTGGACAACCGCTTCAAGGTCACCGCAGACACGCAGGAAGTGCTGGAGATTAAGATTACCAGAAATTGA
- a CDS encoding DUF4279 domain-containing protein produces the protein MSEEEIILLATQELQNPTLGVTEQYLEIHQPVTIEGKIRIDRVDAEGASGLAIVYIPVDGEYFHFAVNVDLKEKCVTNVEMESFNRVRFKATSEQFTLDELKAFTTLSPTQGWSKGDLSKSGNVPYKFSSIEFMPNPEPDEFEDKLRNLLDFLEQDKDGVGALVERANGWISVAMDFHNGNGMLGGMNIDSTSIKRMEMLNLSIDFDLYASGNAFKE, from the coding sequence ATGTCTGAAGAGGAAATTATCCTTCTAGCTACGCAAGAACTCCAGAACCCGACGCTTGGGGTGACAGAGCAGTATTTGGAAATCCATCAACCCGTAACTATTGAAGGCAAAATAAGAATTGACAGAGTAGACGCAGAAGGTGCATCTGGCTTGGCTATTGTTTATATACCAGTGGATGGAGAATACTTTCATTTCGCGGTTAATGTAGACCTTAAGGAAAAATGCGTGACTAATGTAGAAATGGAATCTTTTAACCGTGTTCGTTTCAAAGCAACCTCTGAACAATTCACGCTTGATGAGTTAAAAGCATTCACAACTTTGTCCCCAACGCAGGGATGGAGCAAAGGTGATTTAAGCAAGTCTGGAAATGTACCCTATAAATTCAGTTCTATTGAGTTCATGCCCAACCCTGAGCCAGACGAATTTGAAGATAAACTTAGAAACCTTCTTGACTTTCTAGAGCAAGACAAAGACGGTGTCGGTGCCTTGGTTGAAAGAGCCAATGGCTGGATATCAGTTGCAATGGATTTTCACAATGGGAATGGCATGCTGGGTGGAATGAACATTGATAGCACAAGCATTAAGAGAATGGAAATGCTAAATCTCTCTATAGATTTTGATCTTTATGCTAGTGGAAATGCCTTTAAAGAATAA
- the mdh gene encoding malate dehydrogenase: MKVTVVGAGNVGATCADVLAYREIANEVVLVDIKEGFAEGKALDIWQKSPINLYDTRTVGVTNDYTRTANSDVVVITSGLPRKPGMTRDDLISTNAGIVRSVTENIIKHSPEAIIIVVSNPLDVMTYAAHLTSKLPRTKVMGMAGILDTARYRAFLAEELNVSPKDIQAVLMGGHGDTMVPLPRYTTVGGIPVTELIDPAKLDAIVDRTKNGGGELVKLMGTSAWYAPGSAAAQMVEAIVRDQKRVFPVCIKLEGEYGITGTYLGVPVILGKNGVEKVIELQLNEEEMALLKASEKAVREVMDVLDNMPVNA, translated from the coding sequence ATGAAAGTAACCGTTGTTGGAGCTGGTAACGTGGGCGCTACGTGCGCAGACGTATTGGCTTACCGCGAAATCGCCAATGAAGTAGTGTTAGTGGATATCAAAGAAGGTTTTGCCGAAGGCAAGGCGCTGGATATCTGGCAGAAGTCCCCTATCAACCTGTATGACACCCGCACCGTGGGCGTTACCAATGACTACACCCGCACGGCCAATTCAGACGTGGTGGTGATTACTTCAGGTTTGCCCCGCAAGCCCGGCATGACCCGTGACGACTTGATCAGCACCAACGCGGGCATCGTACGTTCTGTAACCGAAAACATCATCAAGCACTCGCCAGAGGCTATCATCATTGTGGTGTCTAACCCACTAGACGTGATGACCTACGCGGCGCACTTGACTTCTAAACTGCCTCGCACCAAAGTGATGGGTATGGCCGGTATCCTGGATACGGCTCGTTACCGTGCTTTCTTAGCCGAAGAATTGAACGTGTCTCCAAAAGACATCCAAGCGGTGTTGATGGGTGGCCACGGTGATACCATGGTTCCACTTCCAAGATACACCACGGTTGGTGGCATCCCGGTAACCGAACTGATTGACCCAGCTAAACTAGACGCCATTGTAGACCGCACCAAGAACGGTGGTGGCGAGTTGGTGAAACTGATGGGTACGTCTGCCTGGTACGCACCAGGTTCTGCCGCTGCCCAGATGGTAGAAGCCATTGTACGTGACCAGAAGCGCGTATTCCCGGTTTGTATTAAACTAGAAGGCGAATACGGCATCACCGGCACGTATTTAGGTGTACCAGTAATCTTAGGCAAGAACGGCGTAGAGAAGGTGATTGAGCTTCAGTTGAACGAAGAAGAAATGGCCTTGTTGAAAGCCTCTGAGAAAGCCGTACGCGAGGTGATGGACGTTCTGGACAACATGCCAGTTAACGCATAA
- a CDS encoding NfeD family protein translates to MDISLWWLWFVAGILLIVGEMFTVSFYLLWLGIAAMVAAVLAYFFPGEYWLPPLAASITGVLLIVFTKPLTARARQAKGFQDPAQFMVNRVGEIVEPVTPTRLGIVKVGNDMWSASAQENLSPGQQVLIISQSSTVLQVQPLVENSQNQPRQESVW, encoded by the coding sequence ATGGATATTTCACTTTGGTGGTTGTGGTTTGTGGCCGGCATCCTGCTCATAGTAGGGGAAATGTTCACGGTCAGTTTTTACCTGCTGTGGCTGGGGATTGCCGCCATGGTGGCAGCCGTATTGGCGTACTTCTTCCCAGGGGAATACTGGCTTCCGCCGTTGGCCGCCAGCATCACCGGCGTGTTGCTTATTGTCTTCACCAAGCCGCTCACTGCGCGTGCCCGTCAGGCCAAAGGTTTTCAGGACCCGGCCCAGTTCATGGTGAACCGCGTAGGCGAAATTGTGGAACCCGTCACCCCTACCCGTCTGGGCATTGTGAAAGTTGGCAATGACATGTGGTCGGCTAGCGCGCAGGAGAATCTTTCCCCGGGCCAGCAGGTCTTGATTATTAGTCAGAGCAGTACCGTTTTGCAGGTCCAGCCGCTGGTAGAAAACTCACAAAACCAGCCTCGGCAGGAGTCTGTCTGGTAG
- a CDS encoding SPFH domain-containing protein, with amino-acid sequence MTTSLIILAAVIILMAMSIRIIQQQRVAVVERLGKFQRLMHPGLNLFIPIIDRVRVYHDLRIQQTNVPPQSVITRDNVQVLIDTIVFYQVVGPEQATYGIFDYVLGVRNITTATMRQIIGNLELDETLSGRERISAEIRTALDEATEKWGVRIERVEVIDIKPPLDIQEAMDKQMKAERNRRAIILEAEAAKQDMILRAEGDKTSKILRAEGDRASVELQALGEARAISDVAEAEKRRIQLLIEGGLDERVLTYKSFEALEKIAMGPANKIFIPTTAVETMGSIGAIGEMLKNSGTVGKA; translated from the coding sequence ATGACCACCTCTCTCATTATTCTGGCCGCCGTCATCATTCTCATGGCAATGTCCATCCGCATCATCCAGCAACAGCGCGTGGCTGTAGTGGAGCGGCTGGGTAAGTTTCAAAGGCTGATGCATCCGGGTTTGAACCTATTTATTCCCATCATTGACCGCGTGCGGGTGTACCATGACTTGCGCATTCAGCAGACCAACGTACCGCCCCAGAGCGTGATTACCCGCGACAACGTACAGGTGCTCATTGACACCATCGTGTTTTACCAAGTGGTAGGTCCAGAGCAGGCCACCTACGGCATCTTTGACTACGTGCTGGGGGTGCGTAACATCACCACCGCCACCATGCGGCAAATCATTGGCAACCTTGAATTGGACGAGACCCTTTCTGGACGGGAGCGCATCTCCGCTGAGATTAGAACCGCCCTGGACGAGGCCACCGAGAAATGGGGCGTCCGCATTGAGCGCGTGGAGGTAATTGACATTAAGCCGCCGTTGGACATACAGGAGGCCATGGACAAGCAAATGAAAGCCGAGCGGAACCGCCGCGCCATCATCTTAGAGGCCGAGGCCGCAAAACAAGACATGATCCTTCGCGCCGAAGGGGACAAGACCAGTAAAATCCTGCGGGCCGAAGGCGACCGCGCCTCTGTGGAACTTCAGGCTTTGGGTGAGGCCCGCGCTATCTCAGACGTAGCCGAAGCCGAGAAAAGACGCATCCAGTTGCTGATTGAAGGCGGTCTGGACGAGCGCGTCTTAACCTACAAATCCTTTGAGGCACTGGAGAAGATTGCCATGGGTCCTGCCAACAAAATCTTCATCCCTACCACCGCCGTTGAAACCATGGGCAGCATTGGCGCCATTGGCGAAATGTTGAAGAACTCTGGCACCGTAGGAAAAGCTTAA
- a CDS encoding rhomboid family intramembrane serine protease, with the protein MTSIFDDIRSSFSRGNNALHQLIAINVVVFAVLVILRTIMTMSGSGATFTYLITFLSVSSNLDIFIWRPWTLFTYFFTHLEFLHIIFNMLNLYWFGMLVREYLGDKRLVNLYVLGGLVGGLFYLLTYNTIPYLQVRADNSLMMGASGSVIAIMVAAATLLPNYTFNLLLFGPIRIKYIAAVMVLLSISGATGGNAGGNIAHLGGALLGFLYIKQLQSGTDLGRPVQAVLDFFRGLFARRSPLKVAYKNPNRPFSAPSSASTTNPVAGFSGSTTPSEDEINMILDKISNSGYESLTKEEKQKLFRASQK; encoded by the coding sequence ATGACCAGCATTTTTGACGATATCCGTTCCTCGTTCAGTAGGGGGAACAACGCCTTGCACCAGCTCATTGCCATCAACGTGGTAGTGTTTGCAGTGCTGGTGATTCTGCGCACCATCATGACCATGAGCGGTTCTGGGGCTACGTTTACGTACCTCATTACCTTCCTGAGCGTGTCCTCTAACCTGGATATTTTCATCTGGCGGCCTTGGACCCTCTTTACCTATTTCTTTACGCACCTAGAGTTTCTGCACATCATCTTTAACATGCTTAACCTGTACTGGTTTGGGATGCTGGTGCGCGAATACCTGGGAGATAAGCGTCTGGTAAACCTGTATGTGCTGGGTGGCTTGGTGGGCGGCTTGTTCTATCTCTTGACCTACAATACCATCCCGTACCTACAAGTACGCGCCGACAATTCCTTGATGATGGGTGCCTCTGGGAGTGTGATTGCCATCATGGTTGCTGCGGCTACCTTGTTGCCCAATTATACCTTTAATCTGCTGCTGTTCGGGCCTATACGTATCAAGTACATTGCCGCGGTAATGGTGTTGCTGTCCATCTCAGGTGCTACCGGCGGAAACGCGGGCGGTAACATTGCCCACTTGGGCGGCGCTCTATTAGGCTTTCTGTACATCAAGCAATTACAAAGCGGGACAGATTTAGGAAGACCCGTGCAGGCAGTGCTGGATTTCTTTAGAGGACTTTTTGCCCGCCGAAGCCCCTTGAAAGTAGCCTACAAGAATCCCAACAGACCGTTCTCCGCGCCCTCCTCTGCTTCTACCACCAACCCAGTTGCTGGATTCTCAGGAAGCACCACGCCCAGCGAGGATGAGATCAACATGATTCTGGATAAAATCTCCAACTCGGGTTATGAAAGCCTGACCAAGGAAGAGAAGCAGAAACTGTTCAGAGCCAGCCAGAAGTAG
- a CDS encoding rhomboid family intramembrane serine protease gives MPPITPVVRVLLILNVLIFFVGQSAEVFVFQNFALHDIRSEYFQAHQVLTHMFLHGSFMHLFSNMLSLFFFGPMLEHYWGGKRFAIFYLVTGIGASILYSVVRYVEISQIQEMVVAFMQNPDPVDLRKILDSLVGNNYNVDFILQLKRNPDNVAMIAEAKETVQQLFQRTLNSPMLGASGAVFGILMAFGMLFPNTELMLLFFPIPIKAKYFVFLYGAYELYAGVQRAPGDNVAHFAHLGGMLFAFILLKLWQRNRTTFY, from the coding sequence ATGCCTCCTATCACCCCGGTGGTGCGCGTCCTGCTTATTTTGAATGTGCTCATCTTCTTTGTGGGCCAGAGCGCTGAAGTTTTTGTCTTTCAGAATTTTGCACTGCATGACATTCGCTCAGAGTATTTTCAGGCGCACCAGGTCCTGACGCACATGTTCCTGCATGGCAGTTTCATGCACCTGTTCAGTAACATGCTGAGTTTGTTCTTCTTTGGGCCCATGCTAGAGCATTACTGGGGCGGCAAGCGGTTTGCCATTTTCTACTTGGTAACTGGGATTGGCGCCAGCATTCTATATTCTGTCGTGCGGTACGTAGAGATCAGCCAGATTCAGGAAATGGTGGTGGCCTTCATGCAAAACCCTGATCCGGTGGACCTGCGCAAGATCCTGGACAGCTTGGTAGGCAACAATTACAACGTGGATTTCATCCTGCAACTGAAGCGCAACCCGGACAACGTAGCCATGATTGCAGAGGCGAAGGAAACGGTACAGCAGCTCTTTCAGCGTACCTTGAATAGCCCTATGCTAGGGGCTTCTGGGGCGGTGTTTGGGATATTGATGGCCTTTGGCATGCTCTTCCCGAACACGGAATTGATGTTGTTGTTTTTTCCTATTCCCATCAAGGCTAAGTATTTCGTATTCCTGTATGGGGCGTATGAGTTATATGCCGGGGTGCAACGCGCGCCCGGCGACAACGTAGCACATTTTGCGCACCTGGGCGGAATGCTCTTCGCGTTCATCCTGCTTAAACTGTGGCAACGCAACCGTACCACCTTCTACTAA
- the mutL gene encoding DNA mismatch repair endonuclease MutL, protein MADIIRLLPEHLANQIAAGEVVQRPASVVKELLENSVDAQSTSVQLIIKDAGKQLIQVVDDGIGMSETDARMCFERHATSKIKTTEDLFRIKTMGFRGEAMASIAAVAQVEMKTRARGTELGTCLSVEANEVVKQEPVAMSEGTIISVKNLFFNVPARRNFLKSNPVEMRHILDEFQRVALANPEIAFTLYQNEVEVMNLPAGKLSQRIVSIFGREYKEQMASCEETTPFLTVRGYIGKPEYAKKSRGEQFFFVNNRYIKSQYLNHAVLTAFEGLLPKDSFPFYVLFLEIAPETIDINVHPTKTEIKFEDEKTVYAIVRAAVKQSLGLHNIAPSLDFGADVNYIPLQPMKFPASMDFDTSPAKAPSASSAPAPRPTTYASKATMGDRDESFFKPAALREISRTENQPENRLFTEEENPAVSVSVTGGSKTLQLHQKYLMVQVKSGLLMVDQQAAQERILFEKYSQALGKRSGASQQLLFPQTVHLSPADYSLIMELAEEFNALGFVFSEFGQNTIVVNGIPAEVPLRDERELIEGLLEQYKNNLSSLKVDRQENLARAMAKRVASRLTGRLSDQEMNALVDQLFACQVPNYTPSGQKTLVILQMEQLQDLFLK, encoded by the coding sequence ATGGCAGATATCATTCGTTTATTACCCGAGCATTTAGCCAACCAGATTGCCGCCGGTGAGGTAGTGCAACGGCCGGCCTCGGTGGTGAAGGAGTTGTTGGAGAACAGCGTAGACGCACAGAGTACTTCTGTGCAGTTAATCATCAAGGACGCGGGCAAGCAACTCATACAGGTGGTGGACGATGGCATTGGCATGTCTGAGACCGATGCCCGCATGTGCTTTGAGCGCCACGCCACCTCCAAGATTAAAACCACGGAGGACCTGTTCAGAATCAAGACCATGGGCTTTAGGGGAGAGGCCATGGCGTCTATTGCCGCCGTAGCCCAGGTAGAGATGAAGACCCGCGCCCGCGGCACCGAACTAGGCACCTGTCTTTCTGTAGAAGCCAATGAGGTCGTCAAACAAGAACCTGTGGCCATGTCTGAAGGCACCATCATCAGCGTGAAGAACCTTTTCTTCAACGTGCCGGCCCGCCGCAACTTTCTGAAAAGCAATCCCGTGGAGATGCGCCATATCTTGGACGAATTCCAACGCGTGGCCCTGGCCAACCCCGAGATTGCCTTCACGCTGTACCAGAACGAGGTGGAGGTGATGAACCTGCCCGCCGGCAAGCTGAGCCAGCGCATTGTGAGCATCTTTGGCCGCGAGTACAAAGAGCAGATGGCCTCTTGTGAGGAGACTACGCCGTTTTTGACGGTGCGCGGCTACATTGGCAAGCCCGAGTACGCCAAGAAAAGCCGGGGCGAACAGTTCTTCTTCGTAAACAACCGCTACATCAAGAGCCAGTACCTGAACCACGCCGTCTTGACGGCCTTTGAAGGCTTGTTGCCCAAAGACAGCTTCCCGTTTTACGTCTTATTCCTGGAAATCGCGCCAGAAACGATAGACATCAACGTGCATCCCACCAAGACCGAAATCAAGTTTGAGGACGAAAAGACGGTCTACGCCATTGTGCGCGCCGCCGTCAAGCAAAGCCTGGGCTTGCACAACATTGCGCCGTCCCTGGATTTTGGTGCTGATGTGAACTACATTCCCTTGCAACCCATGAAGTTTCCGGCCTCCATGGACTTTGACACCTCGCCAGCTAAGGCTCCTAGCGCTTCTTCGGCTCCAGCGCCCAGGCCTACCACCTATGCCAGCAAAGCCACTATGGGGGATAGGGACGAAAGCTTTTTCAAACCGGCGGCTCTGCGGGAAATCTCCAGAACCGAAAACCAACCGGAAAACCGACTGTTTACAGAAGAGGAGAACCCGGCGGTAAGTGTGAGCGTGACAGGCGGCTCTAAAACTTTACAACTGCATCAGAAGTATTTGATGGTGCAGGTGAAGAGCGGCTTGCTAATGGTGGACCAGCAGGCGGCGCAGGAGCGTATCTTGTTTGAGAAGTACAGTCAGGCCTTGGGCAAGCGGAGCGGGGCGTCGCAGCAGTTGCTGTTCCCGCAGACGGTGCACCTTTCGCCGGCAGACTATTCTTTGATTATGGAGCTGGCAGAGGAGTTTAACGCGCTGGGCTTTGTGTTCAGTGAGTTTGGCCAGAACACCATTGTTGTGAACGGCATCCCCGCCGAGGTGCCGTTGCGCGACGAGCGGGAACTGATTGAGGGCCTGCTGGAACAATATAAGAACAACCTTTCCTCGTTAAAGGTAGACCGGCAGGAGAACCTGGCGCGGGCCATGGCCAAACGCGTGGCCTCCCGTTTAACGGGCCGACTGTCTGACCAGGAGATGAACGCCTTGGTAGACCAGCTGTTTGCCTGCCAAGTGCCCAATTACACGCCTAGCGGCCAAAAGACGCTGGTGATTTTACAGATGGAGCAGCTGCAAGATTTGTTCCTTAAATAG
- a CDS encoding glycoside hydrolase family 3 N-terminal domain-containing protein has translation MLKKYSLALTAVVMCAWWALSGFGPAGRGNISLQEQRWVDSVYQSLTPQQKLGQLFMVAAYSNSGQTHVREIEQLVSQYGIGGVMFMQGGPVRQAKLTNKYQSLAKVPLLVAMDAEWGLDMRLDSSMHFARQMTLGALPDDHYVYMMGREIALKLKRLGIHVNFSPVIDVNSNPKNPVIGIRSFGESKEQVTQRGIAYIKGLQDHGIIAVAKHFPGHGDTDADSHFALPVLTHDMARLTEVELYPFRRSFDAGVMGVMVAHLYIPKLDSIANRAATLSPYLVRDLLKGQMQYDGLVFTDALNMKGVTRYHKPGEVDALAFMAGNDVLLFSEDVPKAMAMIQQAVENGQITQQEIEIRVRKILHAKYWAGLNQYKPIDLENLSKDLSGPASMVLQQQLYEQAVTVVSNKDNLLPFRVLDTVQFASVSIGEGFNNHFTRTLEKYAPFKKFSVSSRFAPDSVYSAVRKNLDSADVVVVTLHDLSNTPTRNFGLGTNAVNFVKALQKDSTKKVIVVVMGNAYGLRSFEDSDWLVCGFEDNEVVQRVVPQILFGALPANGRLPVTASPKLKAGMGVSTPALNRLKYSLPESVGMNSAILKQIDNIALEAIAYAATPGCQVLVVKDGTVVLDKAYGHYTYDKTQPVTEKTIFDLASITKVAATLQAVMFLKDQGQLKLDDRLVTYLPELKGSNKANLTIRDVLLHQSGLQAYIPFWKKTLLNGQPNPMYYDSVRSEAYPNIVANGLFASKRLEDSVWTWIVKSELVGQRVGNGKFEYRYSDLGLHLMKRIAERLLNQTMPDFMEQNFYAPLGAHSLTFNPLQRFLKEQIAPTAKDSTFRKTLLQGTVHDEGAAMLGGVAGHAGLFSNANDLAILLQMDLQNGNYGGQQYFRTPVVTEFAQSGSDNSRRAIGWDKADPDGNGPTSEMAPNSTFGHTGFTGTGAWIDPENNIIYIFLSNRVHPDAENTKLLKYNIRTRIHDVVYQSLEPKP, from the coding sequence ATGCTGAAGAAATATAGCCTCGCGCTGACGGCAGTGGTGATGTGCGCCTGGTGGGCTTTGTCTGGTTTTGGACCGGCGGGCCGCGGCAACATCAGCCTGCAGGAGCAGCGTTGGGTAGATAGTGTGTACCAATCTCTTACCCCCCAGCAGAAACTGGGGCAGTTGTTCATGGTGGCGGCCTACTCCAACAGCGGCCAGACCCATGTGCGCGAAATTGAACAATTGGTGAGCCAATATGGGATTGGCGGCGTCATGTTCATGCAGGGAGGACCGGTGCGCCAAGCCAAACTCACCAACAAATACCAAAGCCTGGCCAAAGTACCCTTGCTGGTGGCTATGGACGCCGAGTGGGGCCTGGACATGCGCCTAGATAGCAGCATGCACTTCGCCCGCCAGATGACCCTGGGCGCCCTGCCAGATGACCACTACGTGTACATGATGGGCCGCGAGATTGCCCTCAAACTAAAACGTCTGGGCATTCATGTCAATTTCTCCCCGGTGATTGACGTCAACAGCAATCCTAAAAACCCCGTGATTGGCATCCGGTCCTTCGGCGAAAGCAAGGAGCAGGTGACCCAGCGCGGCATTGCCTATATCAAAGGCTTACAGGACCATGGCATTATTGCGGTGGCAAAGCACTTTCCTGGCCACGGCGACACAGACGCCGACTCGCATTTTGCCTTACCCGTCCTGACCCATGATATGGCCCGCCTCACCGAGGTGGAGTTGTACCCCTTCAGACGCTCTTTTGACGCTGGCGTGATGGGCGTGATGGTGGCGCATTTATACATTCCTAAGCTGGATTCTATTGCCAACCGCGCCGCTACCTTGTCTCCGTACCTGGTGCGCGACTTGTTAAAAGGCCAGATGCAGTATGACGGGCTGGTGTTCACAGACGCGCTCAACATGAAAGGCGTGACCCGCTACCACAAGCCCGGCGAAGTGGATGCTCTGGCCTTCATGGCGGGTAATGACGTGCTCTTGTTCTCTGAAGACGTGCCCAAGGCCATGGCCATGATTCAGCAGGCAGTGGAGAACGGGCAGATCACTCAGCAGGAGATTGAGATTCGGGTGCGTAAAATTTTGCACGCCAAGTACTGGGCCGGCCTGAACCAGTACAAACCCATTGACCTGGAGAACCTATCCAAGGACTTGAGCGGCCCTGCCAGCATGGTACTGCAACAGCAGTTGTATGAGCAGGCGGTGACGGTGGTGTCTAACAAAGATAACCTGTTACCCTTCAGGGTGCTGGACACGGTGCAGTTTGCCTCTGTCTCTATTGGCGAGGGCTTCAACAACCACTTCACGCGTACCTTAGAGAAATATGCGCCTTTCAAGAAATTCTCGGTGAGCAGCCGCTTTGCCCCAGACAGCGTGTACAGTGCCGTGCGCAAGAACCTGGACAGCGCGGACGTGGTGGTGGTGACCTTGCATGATCTTTCCAACACGCCAACCCGCAATTTTGGCTTGGGCACCAACGCCGTCAACTTTGTCAAAGCTTTGCAGAAGGACTCCACCAAGAAGGTGATAGTGGTGGTGATGGGCAATGCCTATGGCCTGAGAAGCTTTGAGGACAGTGATTGGCTGGTGTGCGGTTTTGAAGACAATGAAGTGGTGCAGCGCGTGGTGCCGCAGATTCTGTTCGGAGCCCTGCCCGCCAACGGACGCCTACCGGTGACGGCTTCGCCTAAACTGAAAGCCGGTATGGGTGTTTCTACGCCTGCCTTAAATAGATTAAAATATTCCCTGCCTGAGAGTGTGGGGATGAACTCCGCTATTCTCAAGCAGATTGACAACATAGCGCTAGAAGCCATTGCCTACGCGGCCACGCCGGGTTGCCAGGTGCTGGTGGTGAAGGACGGCACGGTGGTGCTGGACAAAGCCTACGGCCATTATACCTATGACAAAACCCAGCCGGTCACCGAGAAAACCATCTTTGACCTCGCCTCTATCACCAAGGTAGCCGCCACGTTGCAAGCCGTCATGTTCCTGAAAGACCAGGGCCAATTGAAATTAGACGATAGACTAGTAACATATCTACCTGAATTGAAAGGCTCTAACAAGGCCAACTTGACCATACGGGATGTGCTGTTGCACCAGTCGGGTTTGCAGGCCTACATTCCTTTCTGGAAGAAGACCTTATTGAACGGCCAGCCGAATCCCATGTACTATGACTCGGTAAGATCGGAGGCGTACCCGAACATAGTGGCCAACGGCCTGTTTGCCAGCAAACGGCTGGAAGATTCAGTGTGGACTTGGATTGTGAAGTCTGAGCTAGTGGGCCAGCGCGTGGGCAATGGCAAGTTTGAGTACCGCTACTCAGACTTGGGCTTGCATTTGATGAAGCGCATTGCCGAGCGCCTGCTTAACCAGACCATGCCTGATTTCATGGAGCAGAACTTTTATGCCCCGCTGGGCGCGCATAGCCTGACGTTTAACCCATTGCAACGCTTCTTAAAAGAGCAGATTGCCCCTACCGCTAAGGACAGCACCTTTAGAAAAACGTTGTTACAAGGTACCGTGCATGATGAAGGCGCCGCTATGCTGGGTGGGGTAGCCGGTCACGCGGGTTTGTTCTCCAATGCCAATGACTTGGCCATTTTATTGCAGATGGACTTGCAGAACGGGAACTACGGTGGTCAGCAGTATTTCAGGACGCCGGTGGTGACGGAGTTTGCGCAGAGTGGCAGTGATAACAGCCGCCGCGCCATTGGCTGGGACAAGGCAGACCCAGACGGAAACGGCCCTACTTCAGAGATGGCGCCTAACAGCACCTTCGGGCATACGGGTTTTACTGGTACTGGCGCCTGGATTGACCCAGAGAACAACATCATTTATATCTTCCTCTCTAACCGCGTGCATCCAGACGCTGAGAACACAAAACTGTTGAAATACAACATCCGGACGCGTATTCATGACGTGGTCTATCAATCGTTAGAACCTAAACCGTAA